In one Scomber scombrus unplaced genomic scaffold, fScoSco1.1 SCAFFOLD_167, whole genome shotgun sequence genomic region, the following are encoded:
- the LOC133977078 gene encoding uncharacterized protein LOC133977078: protein MATSDLSAKQLSAGCNCPLGYFVKQCGSRKGIIMFTGTECKLCSECSDDQVILEPCSMFADSRCGNKSSPDFMTAPTPTGTPVSTPGNWIILAVIFVAVSMILLLGMLVLLKLCCRNHQRERTLTLPTHNKPLLLDNKTLPTHNKPLLLDNKTLPTHNKPLLLDNKTLPTHNKPLLLDNKTLPTHNNTFLLESKPVPSHEKLLLPIAQEVPPNQQRAPPSS from the exons ATGgcgacctctgacctctctgctAAGCAGCTGTCTGCAGGATGCAACTGTCCCCTAG GTTACTTCGTGAAGCAGTGCGGCAGCAGAAAGGGAATCATCATGTTCACAGGAACAGAATGTAAACTCTGCTCCGAATGTTCAG atgATCAGGTGATCTTGGAGCCGTGCTCTATGTTTGCTGACTCGCGATGTGGAAACAAAAGCTCACCAGACTTCATGACGGCTCCCACACCGACTGGAACTCCAG TCTCTACTCCTGGAAACTGGATCATCCTCGCTGTGAT ATTTGTTGCTGTTTCCATGATCCTGCTGCTCGGTATGCTCGTCCTGCTGAAGCTCTGCTGCAGAAACCACCAGCGAGAGAGGACCCTAACCCTCCCGACCCACAACAAGCCTCTACTGCTGGACAACAAGACCCTCCCGACCCACAACAAGCCTCTACTGCTGGACAACAAGACCCTCCCGACCCACAACAAGCCTCTACTGCTGGACAACAAGACCCTCCCGACCCACAACAAGCCTCTACTGCTGGACAACAAGACCCTCCCGACCCACAACAACACCTTCCTACTCGAGAGCAAACCTGTACCATCTCATGAAAAGCTCCTCTTGCCTATAGCACAAGAAGTTCCACCTAATCAGCAACGAGCCCCTCCCTCCTCATGA